One Polaribacter sp. SA4-12 genomic window carries:
- a CDS encoding IS110 family transposase yields the protein MIGASEWIVMEASGPYYVQLKTFLHASSFNVCVLNPLIIRRYSQTRLYRAKTDKKDAKTIAEYGAQYELKRWCPESKPSIEIKQLYTALELLKKQKHQTKRQLESFEATGLLSSDLRKELKQVLILLIRRIDKFEKKIEQIGRLAYKETVERIKTIPGIGLKTAIMMSVITDNFTKFDNYKQLTAFVGFSPRLYQSGTSVKGKGHICKMGKPQIRKLLYLCSWSAKRVNKNCIEMYERLKEKGKPERVIKIAIANKLIKQIFSIATNKQIYNENHQNLYFLK from the coding sequence TTGATTGGTGCATCAGAATGGATTGTAATGGAGGCTAGTGGTCCTTATTATGTTCAGTTAAAAACTTTTTTACATGCATCTAGTTTTAATGTATGTGTATTAAATCCTTTGATAATTAGAAGATATAGTCAAACAAGATTATATAGAGCAAAAACAGATAAAAAAGACGCAAAGACAATTGCCGAATATGGTGCTCAATATGAGTTAAAAAGATGGTGTCCAGAGAGTAAACCTAGTATAGAAATTAAACAACTTTACACAGCTTTAGAATTACTAAAAAAACAAAAACATCAAACAAAAAGACAATTAGAATCCTTTGAAGCAACAGGTTTGTTGAGTTCGGATCTTAGAAAAGAATTAAAACAAGTACTAATATTATTAATAAGACGTATTGATAAGTTTGAAAAAAAGATAGAGCAAATAGGAAGATTAGCTTATAAAGAGACGGTTGAAAGAATAAAAACGATACCAGGAATCGGGCTAAAAACGGCTATTATGATGAGTGTTATTACAGATAATTTCACAAAATTTGATAACTATAAACAACTGACAGCTTTTGTAGGATTTAGCCCAAGGCTATATCAATCAGGAACAAGTGTAAAAGGTAAAGGACATATTTGTAAAATGGGCAAACCTCAAATTAGAAAACTTTTGTATTTATGTAGTTGGTCTGCAAAAAGAGTAAATAAAAATTGTATCGAAATGTATGAACGACTTAAAGAAAAAGGAAAACCCGAGAGAGTAATTAAAATTGCAATAGCTAATAAATTAATAAAGCAAATTTTTTCTATTGCGACTAACAAACAAATTTACAATGAAAATCATCAAAACTTATATTTTCTGAAATAA
- a CDS encoding LytR/AlgR family response regulator transcription factor, with the protein MNCIVIDDDLTARLIIKQLCSNTEQVSVIEEFSSAIDAIKYLNSNVVDLIFLDIHMPTFSGFDFIQTLKSPPKIILTTSDKNFALQAFEYDCVVDYLVKPITKERFNKSLNKLTSLEETKTSNEIDTSKEESSFIYVSVDRRLVKINIPDIYFVEAKGDYISIKTENKNYVVHSTLKKIEDKLPAILFLRIHRSFIINVSQIIDIEDNSVLIQKSVIPISRSNKSELMKRLNLL; encoded by the coding sequence ATGAATTGTATAGTAATAGATGATGATTTAACTGCAAGACTAATTATTAAGCAGTTATGTAGTAATACTGAGCAAGTTTCTGTAATTGAGGAATTTAGTTCGGCAATTGACGCTATTAAATATCTAAACTCTAATGTTGTTGATCTAATCTTCCTAGATATTCATATGCCAACATTTTCTGGCTTTGATTTCATACAAACGTTAAAATCTCCGCCAAAAATAATTTTAACAACTTCAGATAAAAACTTTGCTTTACAAGCTTTCGAATATGATTGTGTTGTAGATTACTTAGTAAAGCCCATAACCAAAGAAAGGTTTAATAAATCTTTAAATAAATTGACTTCCTTAGAAGAAACAAAAACTTCTAATGAAATTGATACGTCAAAAGAAGAGTCAAGTTTCATATATGTTAGTGTAGATAGAAGGTTGGTTAAAATTAATATTCCTGATATTTATTTTGTTGAAGCCAAAGGAGATTATATTAGTATAAAAACCGAAAATAAAAACTACGTTGTACATTCTACTTTAAAGAAAATTGAAGATAAATTACCTGCAATCTTATTTCTTAGAATTCATAGATCATTTATTATAAACGTCTCACAAATAATAGATATTGAAGATAATAGTGTCTTAATTCAAAAAAGTGTCATTCCTATTAGTAGATCAAATAAGAGTGAGTTAATGAAAAGATTAAATTTACTATAA
- a CDS encoding Hpt domain-containing protein, with translation METPNLNYIKELSGGDLAFEQNILDVLKKEFPEEYSLFNKNFEKQDYNELANNVHKIKHKISILGFKKGLTLASKFEKDLKKGDTKLYKDFINILNKIHVYLVV, from the coding sequence ATGGAGACCCCAAATTTAAATTATATAAAAGAGCTTTCAGGAGGAGATTTAGCTTTTGAACAAAATATCTTAGATGTTTTAAAAAAAGAATTCCCTGAAGAATATTCCCTTTTTAATAAAAACTTCGAAAAGCAAGATTATAACGAACTAGCAAATAATGTTCATAAAATAAAGCATAAAATTAGCATATTGGGGTTTAAAAAAGGCTTAACATTAGCTTCTAAATTTGAAAAAGATTTAAAAAAAGGGGATACAAAATTATATAAAGATTTTATAAATATCTTAAACAAAATTCATGTATATTTAGTGGTTTAA
- a CDS encoding response regulator: MKSLSILLIDDDEIERIKFQKVCTDINFPCSVVEAINGEQALIFLNRIENTFNIIVLDLHMPKMNGLELLEKLKSNIKFKNTPIIIMSNSEDDSELKKCYDYGICGYFTKPAEFTKYSKKVKSVLKYWKQNELIS, encoded by the coding sequence ATGAAATCCCTATCTATATTACTTATTGATGATGATGAAATTGAAAGAATAAAGTTTCAAAAAGTCTGTACAGATATTAATTTTCCATGTTCTGTTGTTGAAGCAATAAATGGAGAACAAGCTTTAATTTTTTTAAATAGAATAGAAAACACTTTCAATATTATTGTTTTAGATTTACATATGCCTAAAATGAATGGTCTAGAACTTTTAGAAAAGTTAAAATCAAATATTAAGTTTAAAAACACACCTATTATCATAATGTCTAATTCAGAAGACGATAGTGAATTAAAAAAATGCTATGATTATGGTATTTGTGGTTATTTTACGAAACCTGCCGAATTTACTAAATACTCTAAAAAAGTAAAATCAGTATTAAAATATTGGAAACAAAATGAACTTATTTCGTAA
- a CDS encoding Lrp/AsnC family transcriptional regulator: protein MKIDGIDKKIIRSLIKDARIPILSIARDVGISGAAIHQRLRKLEKSELIDGYQMMINPKSLGYNTTAFVGVYLNSSAVLLSVIKRIKEISEVLECHYTTGKFTVFIKVVCKENEDLMQLLDTKIKVIKGVSKFETFISLNQQIDRQVHV, encoded by the coding sequence ATGAAAATAGATGGTATTGATAAAAAAATTATCAGAAGTTTAATTAAGGATGCAAGAATACCAATTTTAAGTATTGCAAGAGATGTTGGTATATCTGGTGCAGCAATTCATCAAAGGTTAAGGAAATTAGAAAAATCAGAACTAATTGATGGGTATCAAATGATGATAAATCCTAAATCTTTAGGTTACAATACAACAGCATTTGTTGGTGTATATCTAAATAGTTCAGCAGTTTTATTATCAGTAATAAAAAGAATTAAAGAGATTTCAGAAGTTCTAGAATGTCACTATACTACTGGGAAATTTACAGTTTTTATAAAAGTAGTATGTAAAGAGAATGAAGACTTAATGCAACTTTTAGATACTAAGATTAAAGTTATAAAAGGAGTTTCTAAATTTGAAACATTTATTTCGTTAAATCAACAGATTGATAGACAAGTGCATGTGTAG
- the accC gene encoding acetyl-CoA carboxylase biotin carboxylase subunit, translating into MFKKILIANRGEIALRVIRTCKEMGIKTVAVYSTADAESLHVRFADEAVCIGPAPSSESYLKMSNIIAAAEITNADAIHPGYGFLSENAKFSRLCEEHNIKFIGATGDMIDQMGDKANAKSTMIAAGVPCVPGSEGVIVDFEDCEKVALETGYPVMLKASAGGGGKGMRAVWKAEDLRDAWDSARHESKAAFGNDDMYMEKLIEEPRHIEIQIVGDSFGKACHLSERDCSVQRRHQKLTEETPSPFMTDDLRKRMGDAAVKASEYIKYEGAGTVEFLVDKHRNFFFMEMNTRIQVEHPITEEVVNYDLIREQILVAAGVPISGKNYFPQMHSIECRINAEDPYSGFRPAPGKITTFHSPGGHGVRVDTHVYAGYMIPPNYDSMIAKLITTAQTREEAINKMKRALDEFVIEGVKTTIPFHRQLMDHPDYIAGNYTTKFMEDFTMK; encoded by the coding sequence ATGTTTAAAAAAATATTAATTGCCAATAGAGGTGAAATAGCTTTACGTGTTATTAGAACATGTAAAGAAATGGGCATTAAAACTGTTGCAGTATATTCTACTGCAGATGCAGAAAGTTTGCACGTTAGATTTGCAGATGAAGCAGTTTGTATTGGGCCTGCTCCAAGTTCAGAATCATACTTAAAAATGTCTAATATTATTGCAGCTGCAGAAATTACAAATGCAGATGCAATTCATCCAGGTTATGGATTTTTATCAGAAAACGCTAAATTTTCTAGATTATGTGAAGAGCATAATATTAAATTTATTGGTGCTACTGGAGACATGATTGACCAAATGGGAGATAAGGCAAATGCTAAATCTACTATGATTGCTGCAGGCGTACCATGTGTACCAGGTAGTGAAGGTGTTATTGTAGATTTTGAAGATTGTGAAAAAGTTGCTTTAGAAACAGGTTACCCAGTAATGCTAAAAGCTTCTGCAGGAGGTGGAGGTAAAGGTATGCGTGCTGTTTGGAAAGCCGAAGATTTAAGAGATGCTTGGGATTCTGCAAGACATGAATCTAAAGCTGCCTTTGGTAATGACGATATGTATATGGAAAAGCTTATTGAAGAGCCAAGACATATAGAAATTCAAATTGTTGGAGATTCTTTTGGTAAAGCATGTCATTTATCAGAAAGAGATTGCTCTGTTCAACGTCGTCATCAAAAATTAACTGAAGAAACTCCTTCTCCTTTCATGACCGATGATCTAAGAAAGAGAATGGGAGATGCTGCTGTAAAAGCTTCTGAATATATTAAATATGAAGGTGCTGGAACTGTCGAGTTTTTGGTAGACAAGCATAGAAATTTCTTCTTCATGGAGATGAATACACGTATTCAGGTAGAACACCCAATTACTGAAGAAGTTGTAAACTACGATTTAATTAGAGAACAGATTTTAGTTGCTGCAGGTGTGCCAATTTCAGGAAAAAATTATTTTCCACAAATGCATTCTATAGAATGTAGAATAAATGCAGAGGATCCTTATAGTGGGTTTAGACCTGCTCCAGGAAAAATCACAACTTTTCATTCTCCAGGAGGTCACGGAGTAAGAGTTGATACGCATGTATATGCAGGTTATATGATTCCTCCAAATTACGATTCTATGATTGCTAAATTAATTACTACTGCTCAAACAAGAGAAGAAGCGATTAATAAAATGAAGCGTGCTTTAGATGAGTTTGTAATTGAAGGTGTAAAAACAACAATTCCTTTCCATAGACAATTAATGGATCATCCAGATTATATTGCAGGAAACTATACAACTAAGTTTATGGAAGATTTCACAATGAAATAA
- the accB gene encoding acetyl-CoA carboxylase biotin carboxyl carrier protein has translation MDIKEIQNLIKFVAKSGASEVKLEMEDVKITIRTGSGKTETTILQAAPMAGMQQQVAVPMAQAAPVDAAAPAAESEDSKYITVKSPIIGTFYRKPSPDKSNFVEVGTDISVGDTVCVIEAMKLFNEIESEVSGKIVKVLVDDSSPVEFDQPLFLVDPS, from the coding sequence ATGGATATTAAAGAAATTCAAAATCTTATAAAATTTGTAGCTAAATCTGGCGCTAGCGAGGTGAAGTTAGAAATGGAAGATGTGAAAATTACTATTAGAACTGGTTCTGGTAAAACTGAAACAACCATTTTGCAAGCCGCTCCAATGGCAGGTATGCAACAACAAGTTGCAGTTCCTATGGCTCAAGCAGCTCCTGTTGATGCAGCAGCTCCTGCAGCCGAAAGTGAAGATTCTAAATACATTACTGTTAAGTCTCCAATTATTGGAACGTTTTACAGAAAACCTTCTCCAGACAAATCAAATTTTGTTGAAGTAGGAACTGATATCTCTGTAGGAGATACGGTTTGTGTTATTGAGGCAATGAAATTATTTAACGAAATAGAATCTGAAGTTTCAGGTAAAATCGTTAAAGTTTTAGTTGATGATTCTTCTCCGGTAGAATTTGATCAACCTTTATTTTTAGTAGATCCATCATAG
- a CDS encoding beta-ketoacyl-ACP synthase III, whose amino-acid sequence MTKITAAITAVGKYVPEYVLTNKELETMVETNDEWITSRTGIKERRVLKGEGLGTSYMAIKAAEELLQKSNINPEEIDLVIVGTATPDLPIASTAAYVASEIGAVNAFGYDLQAACSSFLFGMSTAASYIESGRYKKVLLIGADKMSSIIDYKDRATCIIFGDGAGAALFEPNYEGLGLQDEYLRSDGVGRDFLRIEAGGSLMPTTKETVETNKHFVYQEGKTVFKYAVSNMADVAEKMLTRNNLTEEDIQWLVAHQANKRIIEATAKRVGVPSEKVMMNIQKYGNTTSATLPLLLADYESQLKKGDNLIFAAFGGGFTWGAAYVKWAYNS is encoded by the coding sequence ATGACAAAAATTACTGCCGCAATTACAGCAGTTGGGAAATATGTTCCTGAATATGTTCTGACTAATAAAGAGTTAGAAACCATGGTCGAAACTAACGACGAATGGATTACTTCTAGAACTGGTATTAAAGAGAGAAGAGTTTTAAAAGGAGAAGGTTTAGGTACTTCTTACATGGCTATAAAAGCTGCGGAAGAATTATTACAAAAATCAAATATAAATCCTGAAGAAATAGATTTGGTAATTGTAGGTACTGCAACTCCAGATTTACCAATAGCATCAACGGCGGCTTATGTAGCTTCAGAAATCGGAGCAGTAAATGCTTTCGGTTATGATTTGCAAGCAGCATGTTCTAGTTTCTTATTCGGTATGTCTACTGCAGCTAGTTACATAGAATCTGGTAGATATAAAAAAGTACTATTAATTGGAGCAGATAAGATGTCTTCTATTATAGACTATAAAGATAGAGCTACATGTATTATTTTTGGTGATGGAGCCGGAGCTGCATTATTCGAACCTAATTATGAAGGTTTAGGTTTACAAGATGAGTATTTAAGAAGTGATGGAGTAGGAAGAGATTTTCTTAGAATTGAAGCAGGCGGTTCTTTAATGCCAACTACAAAAGAAACAGTAGAAACTAATAAGCACTTCGTTTATCAAGAAGGAAAAACGGTGTTTAAATATGCAGTTTCTAATATGGCAGATGTTGCAGAAAAAATGTTAACCAGAAATAATCTTACAGAAGAAGATATTCAATGGTTAGTTGCACATCAAGCTAATAAACGAATTATTGAAGCAACTGCTAAAAGAGTAGGTGTACCATCAGAAAAAGTAATGATGAATATTCAAAAATACGGTAATACGACATCAGCAACTTTACCGCTATTATTAGCCGACTATGAAAGTCAATTAAAAAAAGGAGATAATTTAATTTTTGCTGCATTTGGAGGTGGTTTCACATGGGGAGCTGCTTACGTAAAATGGGCATATAATTCATAA
- the rpmF gene encoding 50S ribosomal protein L32 — translation MAHPKRKISKTRRDKRRTHYKAASQQIATDPTTGESHLYHRAHWHEGKLYYRGQVVLESASAGAEA, via the coding sequence ATGGCACATCCTAAAAGAAAGATATCCAAAACTAGAAGAGACAAAAGGAGAACGCATTATAAAGCAGCTTCTCAACAAATAGCGACGGACCCTACAACAGGAGAATCACATTTGTACCACAGAGCTCACTGGCATGAAGGTAAATTATACTACAGAGGACAGGTAGTATTAGAATCTGCATCAGCAGGAGCAGAAGCATAA
- a CDS encoding YceD family protein — MKHLKEFNIQFVGLKEGIHLFEYEINNTFFEAFNYDEYESSSIKISLDFIKKSTLLELTFTASGYVEVPCDVTNELYKQDVEDVLRLVVNFGDEFNDDNEEILILPHEAYEFSVAQYIYELIVLSVPNKRVHPKVLDGTMDSEALNKFEELEIKEVKAVEETDPRWDKLKNLITEKKT, encoded by the coding sequence ATGAAACACTTAAAGGAATTCAACATACAGTTTGTAGGATTAAAGGAAGGAATTCATTTATTTGAATATGAAATTAATAATACGTTCTTTGAAGCTTTTAATTATGATGAATATGAAAGTTCATCTATTAAGATCTCATTAGATTTTATAAAGAAAAGTACATTGTTAGAGTTAACTTTTACAGCCAGTGGTTATGTAGAGGTGCCATGTGATGTTACTAATGAACTTTATAAGCAAGATGTTGAAGATGTTTTACGATTAGTTGTGAATTTTGGAGATGAGTTTAATGATGACAATGAGGAGATTTTAATTTTGCCTCATGAAGCGTATGAGTTTAGTGTTGCTCAATATATTTACGAACTAATAGTATTATCAGTTCCTAATAAAAGAGTTCATCCAAAAGTTTTAGACGGAACAATGGATTCAGAAGCATTAAACAAATTTGAAGAATTAGAAATAAAAGAAGTAAAAGCTGTTGAAGAGACAGACCCAAGGTGGGATAAATTAAAGAATTTAATAACAGAAAAAAAGACATAA
- the pdxA gene encoding 4-hydroxythreonine-4-phosphate dehydrogenase PdxA codes for MDKSDKIIVGISIGDLNGIGLEVILKTFEDKRMLDFCTPVLFGSTKVVSYHKKALKIETLVHGITSLSQINHNKINVLNIWKEDVSIELGKATKESGMYAAKSLEVAVASLKDKSIDVLLTAPINKETIQSETFNFPGHTEYLEDKLDGKSLMILMTDELRIGLITGHIPISKVAESITPSLIKEKVATMYTSLVQDFGINKPKIAVLGLNPHCGDKGVIGLEDDEIIKPTIDEIRETGKLVFGPYAADGFFGSETYRQFDGVLATYHDQGLAPFKALSFGNGVNYTAGLSEIRTSPDHGTGFDIAGKNTANPSSFKEALFTAIQIFKTRKEYKELSKNPLLVK; via the coding sequence ATGGATAAATCTGATAAAATTATAGTTGGTATTTCAATAGGAGATTTAAATGGAATAGGATTAGAGGTGATTCTAAAAACTTTTGAAGATAAAAGAATGTTAGATTTTTGTACTCCAGTTCTTTTTGGTAGTACAAAAGTAGTTTCTTATCATAAAAAAGCATTAAAAATAGAAACACTTGTTCACGGAATTACTTCTTTGAGTCAAATTAATCACAATAAGATTAATGTGTTAAATATTTGGAAAGAGGATGTTTCTATAGAATTAGGTAAAGCTACTAAAGAATCTGGTATGTATGCAGCAAAATCTTTGGAGGTCGCTGTTGCTAGTTTAAAGGATAAAAGTATAGATGTTTTATTAACGGCTCCTATTAATAAAGAAACAATTCAGTCGGAGACTTTTAATTTTCCTGGCCACACAGAATATTTAGAAGATAAACTTGATGGAAAAAGTTTAATGATTTTAATGACTGATGAATTAAGAATAGGTCTTATAACGGGGCATATTCCAATTTCTAAAGTGGCAGAATCAATTACTCCGTCTTTAATTAAAGAGAAAGTAGCAACAATGTACACTTCTTTAGTGCAAGATTTTGGAATTAATAAACCAAAAATTGCTGTTTTAGGGTTGAACCCTCATTGTGGAGATAAAGGAGTTATTGGTTTAGAAGATGATGAAATTATAAAACCTACTATTGATGAAATTAGAGAGACTGGTAAGTTGGTTTTTGGTCCTTATGCAGCAGATGGATTCTTTGGTTCGGAAACATATAGACAGTTTGATGGTGTTTTAGCAACGTATCACGATCAAGGATTAGCACCTTTTAAAGCATTGTCTTTTGGAAACGGAGTTAATTATACTGCCGGTTTAAGTGAAATTAGAACTTCACCTGATCATGGTACAGGCTTTGATATTGCTGGAAAAAACACTGCAAACCCTTCGTCTTTTAAGGAAGCATTGTTTACAGCAATTCAGATTTTTAAAACGAGAAAAGAATATAAAGAGCTTTCAAAAAATCCTCTTTTAGTAAAGTAA
- a CDS encoding riboflavin synthase, with the protein MFTGIIETLGTITNIAKEQANIHLTVKSNFTNELKVDQSVAHNGVCLTVVNIENDEYTVTAIKETLDKTNTGNLKVSDSVNLERGMKLGDRLDGHIVQGHVDQIATCTNIKKEDGSAVFTFSYDATNKNITIEKGSITVNGVSLTVINSKQNEFSVAIIPYTIENTTFKYIELGDHVNLEFDVIGKYVSRLTNS; encoded by the coding sequence ATGTTTACCGGAATTATAGAAACACTTGGTACAATTACAAATATTGCTAAAGAGCAAGCTAATATTCATTTAACTGTAAAAAGTAATTTTACAAATGAACTAAAGGTTGATCAAAGCGTTGCTCATAATGGAGTTTGCTTAACTGTTGTAAATATTGAGAACGATGAATATACCGTTACAGCTATTAAAGAGACTTTAGACAAAACTAATACAGGAAACCTTAAAGTTTCTGATTCTGTAAACCTTGAAAGAGGAATGAAGTTAGGAGATCGATTAGACGGACATATTGTACAAGGACATGTAGATCAAATTGCAACATGCACAAACATTAAAAAAGAAGACGGAAGTGCAGTTTTTACTTTTAGTTATGATGCCACAAATAAAAATATCACAATAGAAAAAGGATCTATAACAGTAAATGGAGTTAGCTTAACTGTTATAAATTCTAAACAAAATGAGTTCAGTGTTGCAATTATACCTTACACTATAGAAAATACAACCTTTAAATATATTGAACTAGGAGATCACGTAAACTTAGAATTTGATGTTATAGGAAAGTATGTTAGTAGATTAACGAACTCATAG
- a CDS encoding PID-CTERM protein-sorting domain-containing protein has product MKEKRYLAFFIMLAITFVASGQIVPPPAPPPPPPGLPIDGGLVFLIITGILYGIKKIRN; this is encoded by the coding sequence ATGAAAGAAAAAAGATATTTAGCATTTTTTATAATGCTTGCAATTACATTCGTGGCTAGTGGGCAAATTGTACCACCACCAGCGCCACCACCACCACCACCTGGTCTACCTATTGATGGAGGTTTAGTCTTTTTAATTATTACAGGGATTTTATACGGAATAAAAAAAATCAGGAATTAG
- a CDS encoding polyprenyl synthetase family protein, whose product MDILHYQKDFIDYLESKKWVNEPKNLYEPIDYIIKLGGKRMRPILTLMAADIFSGGYEKAMPAALAVEVFHNFTLIHDDIMDDAPLRRGKETVHEKWDINTGILSGDAMLILAYQYFENYEPVVFQKLAQLFSKTALEVCDGQQLDVDFETRNDVTIEEYINMIRLKTSVLVAAALKMGAIVAETSEEHANLIYDFGLNLGLAFQLQDDYLDTFGDPKTFGKQVGGDIIENKKTYLYLKSLEVANELDRGKLQFFYNQKLKDNSIKITEVTRIFEVNDIPVLIKEQIKNYTDKAFSTLSAMNISEENQQGLKNFGLWLMNRSV is encoded by the coding sequence TTGGACATTTTACATTATCAGAAAGATTTCATAGACTATTTAGAATCTAAAAAGTGGGTTAATGAACCTAAAAACTTATATGAACCAATTGATTATATCATAAAATTAGGAGGTAAACGAATGCGCCCTATTTTAACTTTAATGGCTGCAGATATTTTTTCTGGGGGATATGAAAAAGCAATGCCAGCTGCTTTAGCTGTTGAGGTTTTTCATAACTTTACATTAATTCATGATGATATTATGGATGATGCACCGTTAAGAAGAGGTAAAGAAACTGTTCATGAAAAGTGGGATATTAACACGGGTATTCTTTCTGGAGATGCAATGTTGATTTTAGCGTATCAATATTTTGAAAATTACGAACCTGTTGTATTTCAGAAATTAGCACAACTTTTTAGTAAAACTGCTTTAGAGGTTTGTGATGGACAACAATTAGATGTCGATTTTGAAACGAGAAATGATGTAACTATCGAAGAATATATTAATATGATTCGTTTAAAAACATCCGTTTTAGTAGCTGCTGCATTAAAAATGGGAGCTATAGTTGCAGAAACAAGTGAAGAACACGCAAACTTAATTTATGATTTTGGTTTAAATTTAGGTTTGGCCTTTCAGCTTCAAGATGATTATTTAGATACTTTTGGAGATCCTAAAACATTTGGAAAACAAGTTGGAGGAGATATTATCGAAAATAAAAAAACGTATTTATATTTAAAATCATTAGAAGTTGCTAATGAGTTAGATAGAGGTAAGTTGCAGTTTTTTTACAATCAAAAACTAAAAGATAATTCGATTAAAATTACAGAAGTTACTCGAATTTTTGAGGTAAATGATATTCCTGTTTTAATAAAAGAACAGATTAAAAACTATACTGATAAGGCTTTCAGTACTTTATCAGCCATGAATATCTCAGAAGAGAATCAACAAGGTTTAAAGAATTTTGGACTTTGGCTTATGAATAGAAGTGTTTAA
- a CDS encoding TetR/AcrR family transcriptional regulator: MREKIIEKSNELFLNLGFKSVTMDEIASALGVSKKTIYKYFKNKTELVAAVTHHMFDAVSCGINGICDLKMNPIDEIFSIKRFVMDNLKDEKSSPQYQLQKYYPKIYASLKQKQFHVMQGCVIENLKSGIEIDLYRSDIDLEFISRIYFNGMVSIKDKDLFPLNDYSMNTLMNYYLEYHLRGICTEKGIQQLENQLKLK; the protein is encoded by the coding sequence ATGAGAGAAAAAATAATAGAAAAATCGAACGAACTCTTCTTAAACCTAGGTTTTAAGAGTGTTACCATGGATGAAATTGCCAGTGCTTTAGGGGTTTCAAAAAAAACGATTTACAAATACTTTAAGAACAAAACTGAACTTGTTGCTGCTGTAACTCATCATATGTTTGATGCTGTTAGTTGCGGAATTAATGGTATTTGTGATCTAAAAATGAATCCTATTGATGAAATATTTTCAATAAAAAGGTTTGTTATGGACAATTTAAAGGATGAAAAATCTTCTCCACAGTATCAACTTCAAAAATATTACCCAAAGATTTATGCATCTTTAAAGCAAAAACAGTTTCATGTTATGCAGGGTTGCGTTATTGAAAATTTGAAGAGTGGAATTGAAATCGATTTATATAGAAGTGACATAGATCTTGAATTCATTTCGAGAATTTATTTTAATGGGATGGTTAGCATTAAAGATAAAGATCTATTTCCATTAAATGATTATTCCATGAATACATTAATGAATTACTATTTAGAATATCATTTACGAGGAATTTGCACCGAAAAAGGAATCCAACAATTAGAAAACCAATTAAAACTGAAATAA